A single window of Halobacillus naozhouensis DNA harbors:
- a CDS encoding sensor histidine kinase: protein MFELLLPMLERLGIIVTVAFIITRFRFFRELIDQKTLDRPQQYMAIVFFGLFGIIGTYTGITYNVNSFEYGSWAINLGESEALANSRVIGIVAAGLFGGYRIGVGAGLIAGIHRFSLGGFTGFACGISAVIAGLIAGFFHKKNQSLKLKTALMIGALAETVQMGIILTISKPYARAWELVQEIGLPMIVANGVGSALFLLIIRNVLNEEEKAGAIQAQRALKLAESTISHLRKGLTIVSAQKACRIIYNEVEVRAISMTDNHKILAHVGQADDHHLPGGMILTRATREVIQTGELVVARHEDIDCSDPNCPLGAAVIAPLNRKNEVVGTLKFYVQSEKEVSNVLLELIQGLSALLGQQLEIAEAEKAQDLARAAEVKALQAQVNPHFLFNSLNVIVSLTRSEPDRARALLIALSKFFRQNLESTTRTWTSLKKELQHVKSYLTIEETRFVDKLHVQYEVEDRALDVKIAPLTLQPLVENCIKHGIKDQEENCTIIIQIKCVREGVHVSVIDNGAGIIPERLKALGDQEVKSEKGTGLGLYNVNKRLKHMHGEQSALNITSEPGKGTEISFFLFEKREEDSAWG from the coding sequence GCGTTTGGGCATTATCGTAACCGTCGCTTTTATTATTACTCGTTTTCGCTTTTTTCGTGAACTGATCGACCAAAAGACACTTGATCGCCCTCAGCAATATATGGCGATCGTGTTCTTTGGATTGTTTGGGATCATCGGTACATACACAGGCATTACGTATAACGTTAATTCATTTGAGTATGGCAGCTGGGCCATCAACCTCGGCGAATCAGAAGCTCTTGCTAATTCCCGTGTAATTGGAATTGTTGCTGCCGGTTTGTTTGGCGGCTACCGGATTGGCGTGGGTGCGGGGTTGATAGCTGGTATCCATCGGTTTTCCCTTGGTGGATTCACAGGATTTGCATGTGGAATCTCCGCAGTGATAGCGGGTCTGATAGCCGGCTTTTTTCACAAAAAAAATCAGTCGCTTAAGTTGAAGACGGCGTTAATGATCGGGGCGCTTGCAGAGACAGTACAGATGGGGATTATTCTTACCATCTCAAAACCATATGCTCGTGCGTGGGAGCTGGTACAGGAGATTGGTTTACCGATGATTGTGGCAAACGGGGTCGGGTCGGCTCTGTTCTTGCTTATCATTCGGAATGTATTAAATGAGGAAGAGAAGGCCGGAGCGATTCAGGCTCAAAGAGCTCTTAAGCTGGCGGAATCCACCATTTCGCATTTGCGTAAAGGCTTGACGATAGTTTCCGCGCAAAAGGCCTGCCGGATTATATATAATGAAGTGGAAGTTCGGGCGATTTCGATGACGGACAATCATAAAATACTGGCCCATGTTGGACAGGCAGACGACCATCATCTTCCTGGAGGAATGATCCTGACGCGTGCAACTAGAGAGGTGATTCAAACAGGAGAGCTCGTTGTCGCTCGTCATGAAGATATCGACTGCAGTGATCCGAACTGCCCTCTCGGAGCTGCTGTTATCGCCCCACTCAATCGAAAAAATGAAGTCGTTGGGACGTTGAAGTTTTATGTCCAATCTGAAAAAGAAGTGTCGAACGTGCTGCTTGAATTGATTCAAGGTTTGAGTGCTTTGCTTGGTCAGCAGCTTGAGATCGCAGAAGCCGAGAAAGCACAGGACCTAGCCAGGGCAGCTGAAGTGAAGGCGCTCCAAGCTCAGGTAAATCCACACTTTCTTTTTAATTCATTAAATGTGATCGTTTCCCTTACACGCTCAGAGCCTGATCGAGCCAGGGCATTATTGATTGCTCTGTCCAAATTCTTCAGGCAAAACCTTGAATCAACGACAAGAACATGGACATCTCTGAAAAAAGAACTACAGCATGTGAAATCCTACTTAACTATCGAAGAGACACGATTCGTTGATAAATTACATGTGCAATATGAGGTGGAAGATAGGGCCCTGGATGTGAAAATAGCCCCTTTAACTCTGCAGCCCTTAGTTGAGAATTGTATCAAACACGGCATTAAGGATCAGGAAGAAAACTGTACAATTATCATTCAAATTAAATGTGTGAGAGAAGGCGTACATGTATCTGTCATCGATAATGGAGCCGGTATTATTCCGGAACGGTTGAAGGCGCTCGGAGATCAGGAAGTAAAGTCTGAAAAAGGAACTGGTTTAGGGTTATACAATGTCAATAAACGTCTTAAGCATATGCATGGAGAACAATCTGCCTTAAATATTACCAGTGAACCAGGCAAAGGTACGGAAATTTCCTTTTTCCTATTCGAAAAAAGAGAGGAGGATTCTGCATGGGGATGA
- a CDS encoding carbon starvation CstA family protein encodes MITFIVSIALLIIGYFTYGKYVEKVFGLNTERQTPAYTHSDGVDYLPMSDKKNSLIQLLNIAGVGPIFGPILGALYGPVAFIWIVFGAIFAGAVHDYLTGMISIRNRGAHLPELAGKFLGKVMKHVVNAFSILLLVLVGTVFVTAPADLLHSMTSSWLTMPVILLAIFAYYLLATLLPIDKIIGRLYPIFGALLLISAIGVGGVLIFTGAPIPELTFTNMHPDNAPIFPLLFLTISCGALSGFHATQTPIISRTTQQEKQGRKIFYGMMITEGIIAMIWAAAAMSLFNGPTGLNEVLANGGPAAVVSEVSVAMLGAIGGTLAILGVIVLPITSGDTAFRSARMIIADYIKVSQKKVMSRVWIAVPMFVISFALTKIDFTLLWRYFSWANQSTAMIALWVGAMYLFLARKNYWIAAIPATFMTMATFTYILNAPIGFGLSLNISYMVAAVITAIIVTAFFVAARRGLSQNIPLEEELKSA; translated from the coding sequence ATGATTACATTTATTGTTAGTATTGCACTATTAATTATCGGATATTTTACGTATGGGAAATATGTTGAAAAGGTTTTTGGCCTGAATACAGAACGGCAAACTCCTGCATACACACACAGTGATGGCGTGGACTATTTGCCTATGTCTGATAAAAAGAACTCATTAATCCAGTTGTTGAACATTGCTGGGGTTGGGCCAATATTTGGGCCGATTTTGGGCGCTCTTTACGGGCCAGTGGCTTTTATTTGGATTGTCTTTGGAGCGATCTTTGCCGGTGCCGTTCACGATTATTTAACCGGAATGATCTCGATTCGGAACCGTGGTGCCCATTTGCCGGAACTTGCTGGTAAGTTTCTCGGCAAAGTGATGAAGCATGTGGTTAATGCTTTTTCTATTCTTCTACTCGTGTTGGTAGGTACGGTGTTTGTAACAGCACCGGCTGACCTGCTTCATAGTATGACGAGCAGCTGGTTGACAATGCCTGTTATTCTGCTAGCTATTTTCGCTTATTATTTGCTAGCAACCTTACTGCCGATTGATAAAATCATTGGACGACTCTATCCCATCTTTGGAGCTCTATTATTAATTAGTGCCATTGGGGTGGGAGGAGTGTTAATCTTCACTGGAGCACCGATTCCCGAACTCACATTTACGAATATGCATCCAGATAACGCACCAATCTTCCCGCTGTTATTCTTGACGATTTCGTGTGGGGCTTTATCCGGTTTCCATGCTACGCAAACACCGATTATTTCTCGTACGACTCAGCAGGAGAAGCAAGGACGTAAGATTTTCTACGGAATGATGATTACTGAAGGAATAATTGCAATGATTTGGGCTGCGGCAGCGATGAGTCTGTTCAATGGTCCAACAGGATTGAATGAAGTGCTTGCTAACGGTGGTCCGGCAGCTGTTGTGAGTGAGGTGTCTGTCGCGATGCTTGGGGCGATCGGCGGTACACTTGCCATTCTTGGTGTTATCGTGTTGCCAATCACTTCGGGTGATACAGCATTCCGCAGTGCGCGTATGATTATTGCTGACTACATTAAAGTTTCGCAAAAGAAAGTAATGAGCCGTGTATGGATCGCTGTACCAATGTTCGTGATTTCTTTCGCTCTAACAAAAATTGATTTCACGCTGCTATGGAGATATTTCTCATGGGCGAACCAGTCCACTGCAATGATTGCCTTGTGGGTTGGAGCTATGTATTTATTCTTAGCACGAAAAAATTACTGGATTGCAGCTATCCCGGCAACATTCATGACGATGGCAACGTTCACATATATCCTTAATGCACCAATAGGATTTGGATTATCACTAAATATCTCCTATATGGTTGCTGCGGTAATTACTGCTATCATTGTTACAGCTTTCTTTGTAGCTGCAAGACGTGGCCTGTCGCAAAACATACCACTCGAAGAAGAGTTGAAATCGGCTTAA
- a CDS encoding LytR/AlgR family response regulator transcription factor produces MGMTVMVVDDERFSREELIYLLAKHPSIEVIGEADSGEAALMKTIQLQPDVLFLDVEMPKMDGMEVAQSVQGLKKVPEIVFATAYSNFAAEAFRHEAVDYLLKPFDEDQLSEAVERLEKKLIGSSDLAVKAQTPAKLAVEEDGEISYLDPGDILYVFREGRLTKVVGKNKVHDTKWSLKDIEERLEPFSFFRIHKSYLVNLDYVDRLTPWFNGAYQLELKGYKERLSVSRNYVKDLRKQLEL; encoded by the coding sequence ATGGGGATGACGGTCATGGTGGTTGATGATGAACGATTCAGCCGGGAGGAGCTCATTTACTTGTTAGCAAAGCATCCTTCTATTGAAGTAATCGGGGAAGCCGACTCAGGTGAAGCGGCATTAATGAAAACGATCCAATTGCAGCCTGATGTCTTGTTTCTAGATGTGGAAATGCCGAAAATGGATGGTATGGAGGTAGCTCAATCAGTCCAGGGATTAAAGAAAGTTCCTGAGATTGTTTTTGCAACTGCTTATTCCAATTTTGCCGCTGAAGCCTTTCGCCATGAAGCCGTTGACTACCTGCTTAAACCATTTGATGAGGACCAGTTATCCGAGGCAGTCGAACGGCTGGAGAAGAAACTGATTGGAAGCAGTGATTTAGCAGTTAAAGCCCAGACGCCTGCGAAATTAGCTGTAGAGGAAGATGGTGAAATCAGTTACCTTGACCCCGGTGACATTTTATATGTGTTCCGGGAAGGACGACTAACAAAGGTCGTTGGAAAAAACAAGGTTCATGATACAAAATGGTCGTTAAAGGATATAGAAGAACGGCTGGAGCCTTTTTCATTTTTCCGAATTCACAAAAGCTATCTCGTTAACCTCGATTACGTTGACCGGCTTACACCCTGGTTTAATGGTGCCTATCAGCTGGAATTAAAAGGATATAAAGAAAGACTTTCGGTTAGCCGTAACTATGTTAAAGACTTGAGAAAACAACTAGAGTTGTGA